From a region of the Methylocystis hirsuta genome:
- a CDS encoding outer membrane protein, whose product MKRSLGVLIAFSAISMGAQAADLPSPKSPPPYLIAPPPLWTGFYVGANLGGGVPNRGAGGVIGGGQLGYNHQFSPLFVAGLETDIQGSSMSGVHWFGTVRGRLGTTVVNPKLLVYGTGGFAYGGSGGARAGWTAGGGVEWAFAPKWSAKVEYLYVRLSQNEDFGPRRHGDQGFHVVRAGLNYRFDPYAILSPPKAF is encoded by the coding sequence ATGAAAAGATCGCTTGGCGTGCTCATTGCGTTTAGCGCGATTTCAATGGGCGCACAGGCGGCGGACTTGCCTTCCCCTAAATCTCCGCCGCCGTATTTGATTGCGCCACCTCCGCTTTGGACCGGCTTCTATGTTGGCGCAAACCTCGGAGGAGGAGTGCCGAATAGGGGAGCCGGCGGCGTAATCGGCGGCGGCCAGCTGGGTTACAATCACCAATTTTCGCCGCTGTTTGTCGCCGGCCTTGAAACCGATATCCAGGGATCAAGCATGAGCGGCGTGCATTGGTTCGGAACGGTTCGGGGACGCTTGGGCACAACTGTAGTTAATCCGAAATTGCTCGTTTATGGGACCGGCGGATTCGCCTATGGTGGAAGCGGCGGCGCGCGGGCAGGTTGGACCGCCGGCGGCGGCGTTGAATGGGCTTTCGCTCCGAAATGGTCCGCGAAGGTTGAATACCTCTATGTCCGCCTTTCCCAGAACGAAGATTTTGGGCCACGTCGACATGGCGACCAGGGTTTCCACGTCGTGCGAGCGGGACTCAACTATCGCTTCGATCCATATGCAATTCTAAGCCCGCCGAAGGCCTTCTAG
- a CDS encoding O-acetylhomoserine aminocarboxypropyltransferase/cysteine synthase family protein has translation MAVDSKHAETIALHAGWRADETNGAVAVPIYQTTSYQFRDTEHAANLFALKELGHIYTRIGNPTTGVLEARLAALEGGVAALALASGQAASALSIQNLARVGDNVVSSTDLYGGTWNLFANTLKDQGLDVRFVDPADPENFRRATDARTRAYYAETLPNPKLTVFPIAEVAAIGRELGVPLIMDNTAAPILCRPIDHGAAIVVYSTTKYLGGHGTSIGGAIIDSGNFDWERFPQRQPALNTPDPSYHGAIWVEAVKPIGPVAYIIKARATLLRDLGPAPSPFNAFLTLQGVETVTLRMERHVQNAQKVVDFLSKRSEVTRVIHPSQQTGEMRRRADAYLKGGYGALLGFELKGGLDAGRRFIDALEMFYHVANIGDARSLAIHPATTTHSQLAEDAQLASGVTPGYVRLSIGIEHIDDIIADLEKGLSAAGA, from the coding sequence ATGGCCGTCGACAGCAAGCACGCCGAAACGATTGCGCTCCACGCCGGCTGGCGCGCAGATGAGACCAACGGCGCCGTCGCCGTTCCGATCTATCAGACGACCTCCTATCAGTTTCGCGACACCGAGCACGCCGCCAATCTTTTTGCGCTCAAAGAGCTCGGCCACATCTATACGCGCATCGGCAATCCGACGACCGGCGTATTGGAGGCGCGGCTCGCGGCGCTGGAAGGCGGCGTGGCGGCCTTGGCGCTGGCGTCGGGACAGGCGGCGTCGGCGCTCTCGATTCAAAATCTCGCGCGCGTCGGCGACAATGTCGTCTCGTCCACCGATCTTTACGGCGGAACCTGGAACCTCTTCGCCAATACGCTGAAGGACCAGGGCCTCGACGTGCGCTTCGTCGATCCGGCCGATCCCGAGAATTTCCGCCGCGCCACGGACGCGCGCACGCGCGCCTATTACGCCGAGACTCTGCCTAATCCCAAACTGACCGTGTTTCCGATCGCCGAAGTGGCGGCGATCGGCCGGGAACTCGGCGTGCCACTGATCATGGACAACACCGCGGCGCCGATTCTCTGCCGGCCGATCGATCATGGCGCGGCGATCGTCGTTTATTCGACGACGAAATATCTTGGCGGCCACGGCACGTCGATCGGCGGCGCCATCATCGACTCCGGCAATTTCGACTGGGAGAGATTCCCGCAGCGTCAGCCGGCGCTGAATACGCCAGATCCGAGCTATCATGGCGCAATCTGGGTTGAGGCGGTCAAGCCGATCGGACCGGTCGCCTACATCATCAAGGCGCGCGCGACGCTGTTGCGCGATCTCGGTCCGGCGCCTTCGCCGTTCAACGCTTTTCTGACGCTGCAGGGCGTCGAAACGGTGACGCTGCGCATGGAGCGTCATGTGCAGAACGCGCAGAAGGTCGTCGACTTCCTGAGCAAGCGCAGCGAAGTGACGCGGGTCATTCATCCGTCGCAACAGACCGGGGAGATGCGCCGCCGCGCCGACGCCTATCTGAAGGGCGGCTATGGCGCGCTGCTCGGCTTCGAACTGAAGGGCGGTCTCGACGCCGGCCGCAGATTTATCGACGCGCTGGAGATGTTCTATCACGTCGCCAATATCGGCGACGCGCGCAGCCTCGCCATCCATCCGGCGACGACGACGCATTCGCAGCTTGCCGAGGACGCGCAGCTCGCGAGCGGCGTCACGCCAGGCTATGTGCGCCTCTCGATCGGCATTGAACATATCGACGACATCATCGCCGATCTGGAGAAAGGGCTGAGCGCGGCGGGCGCGTAA
- a CDS encoding S9 family peptidase produces the protein MARDTAAKSSDWRFELAGAAPPVAAQRHTRRVIHGRVLDDPYDWLAAKNWREVLRDPDALPVDIAKLIEAENAYCDRVMAPLKNLRKALVAEMRGRIKEDDSEVPEPDGPYAYYERFHEGAEHPLYCRTPREGGAETVLLDGDALAKGHDFFDIGDAAHAPDHAQLAWSVDDAGSELYDIRTRALSDGLDRADVVSDSDGAIVWQANSKAYYYVLIDENHRTAQVFRHEVGADPAEDALIIEELDSAWFVSLQESGCRRFAIVSIHGHDATECWLIDLREDNPTPRIVAPREPRLRYDVEPHGDLLYIRNNADGADDFRISVAPLAEPGRENWKDVIPHRHGVMIDSFTVYARHLVRLLRENSLPTIVIRALSSGEEHAIHFEEEAYALSIDPGLEFDTDILRFVYSSMTTPDETYDYDMAARTRVLRKRQEIPSGHDPKNYVTRRLFATARDGEIVPITLLHRADFTPGGDGAPLLLYGYGAYGYALSASFNEDALSLVDRGFVYARAHIRGGTDKGWRWYEDGKLEKKQNSFWDFIDCARHLVSAGYTREGGVVAQGGSAGGLLMGAVANEAPELFAGIIASVPFVDTLNTMLRDDLPLTPPEWLEWGNPIASAEAYDRLASYSPYDNVRAQRYPPILAVAGVTDPRVTYWEPLKWVAKLRATMSGGGPVLLFTHMGAGHAGASGRFEALEDTALEYAFALACAARAFKDGRDVLAKC, from the coding sequence ATGGCCCGCGACACGGCGGCGAAATCATCGGATTGGCGCTTCGAACTCGCGGGCGCGGCGCCGCCCGTCGCCGCGCAGCGCCACACGCGCAGAGTCATCCATGGCCGCGTGCTCGATGATCCGTACGACTGGCTTGCCGCGAAAAACTGGCGCGAGGTGCTGCGCGATCCCGACGCTCTTCCCGTCGACATCGCCAAGCTGATCGAAGCGGAAAACGCTTACTGCGATCGCGTCATGGCGCCGCTCAAGAATTTGCGAAAAGCGCTGGTGGCCGAAATGCGCGGCCGCATCAAGGAGGATGACAGCGAAGTTCCCGAGCCGGACGGGCCTTACGCCTATTACGAACGCTTTCATGAAGGCGCGGAACATCCGCTCTACTGCCGGACGCCGCGGGAAGGCGGCGCCGAAACCGTGCTCCTCGACGGCGATGCGCTCGCCAAGGGCCACGACTTCTTCGACATCGGCGACGCGGCGCATGCGCCCGATCATGCGCAGCTTGCCTGGAGCGTCGATGACGCAGGTTCGGAGCTTTACGACATCCGCACCAGGGCGCTGAGCGATGGCCTCGACCGCGCCGACGTCGTGAGCGACAGCGACGGGGCCATTGTCTGGCAGGCCAATTCGAAAGCCTACTACTATGTGCTGATCGACGAGAACCATCGCACCGCGCAGGTCTTTCGACACGAAGTGGGCGCCGATCCCGCCGAAGACGCACTGATCATCGAGGAATTGGACAGCGCCTGGTTCGTCAGCCTGCAGGAAAGCGGCTGCAGGCGCTTCGCCATTGTGTCCATCCACGGCCATGACGCGACGGAATGCTGGCTGATCGACCTTCGCGAAGACAATCCGACGCCGCGCATCGTCGCGCCGCGCGAACCGCGACTGCGCTACGACGTCGAGCCGCATGGCGACCTTCTCTACATCCGCAACAACGCCGACGGCGCCGATGATTTTCGCATTTCCGTCGCGCCGCTCGCCGAGCCGGGCCGCGAAAACTGGAAGGACGTCATTCCTCATCGCCACGGCGTCATGATCGACTCCTTCACCGTTTATGCGCGCCATCTCGTTCGGCTGCTTCGCGAAAACTCCTTGCCGACAATCGTCATTCGCGCGCTCTCCAGCGGCGAGGAACATGCGATTCATTTCGAGGAGGAAGCCTATGCGCTGTCGATCGATCCGGGACTTGAATTCGACACCGACATTTTGCGCTTCGTCTATTCGTCGATGACGACGCCAGACGAGACTTACGACTACGACATGGCTGCGCGCACGCGCGTCCTGCGCAAGCGCCAGGAAATTCCCTCCGGCCACGATCCAAAGAACTATGTGACGCGGCGCCTGTTCGCGACGGCGCGCGACGGCGAAATCGTGCCGATCACGCTCCTGCATCGCGCCGACTTCACGCCCGGCGGAGACGGCGCGCCGCTGCTGCTCTACGGCTATGGCGCCTATGGCTACGCGCTCTCGGCAAGCTTTAACGAAGACGCGCTATCGCTCGTCGATCGCGGCTTTGTCTATGCGCGCGCCCATATCCGCGGCGGAACGGACAAGGGCTGGCGCTGGTATGAAGACGGCAAGCTCGAGAAGAAGCAAAACAGCTTCTGGGACTTCATCGATTGCGCGCGGCATCTGGTTTCGGCCGGCTACACGCGCGAAGGCGGCGTCGTCGCGCAGGGCGGATCGGCGGGCGGTCTGCTGATGGGCGCTGTCGCCAACGAGGCGCCGGAGCTGTTCGCCGGCATCATCGCCAGCGTTCCTTTCGTCGACACGCTGAACACGATGCTGCGCGACGATCTTCCGCTGACGCCGCCCGAATGGCTGGAATGGGGCAACCCGATCGCCAGCGCCGAAGCCTATGATCGCCTTGCGTCCTATTCGCCTTACGACAATGTGCGCGCGCAACGCTATCCGCCGATTCTCGCCGTCGCCGGCGTGACCGATCCTCGGGTCACCTATTGGGAGCCGCTCAAATGGGTCGCGAAGCTTCGCGCGACGATGAGCGGCGGCGGACCTGTGTTGCTGTTCACCCATATGGGCGCGGGCCACGCCGGCGCCTCGGGGCGCTTCGAAGCGCTTGAAGACACGGCGCTGGAATATGCCTTCGCGCTCGCCTGCGCCGCACGCGCATTCAAAGACGGCAGAGATGTCCTGGCGAAATGCTGA
- a CDS encoding PsiF family protein, with product MFTNMKSIAAGVFCASLSFGAAALAEPKASAPTGAPTAWAPPAEIAPKSAAPADAPAPSAEAPAAAAQPASAAPARTHAEREKDCRGQADAKGLHGKERKHFKTDCLKG from the coding sequence ATGTTCACCAATATGAAAAGCATTGCCGCTGGCGTCTTTTGCGCCAGCCTCTCCTTCGGCGCCGCCGCGCTCGCCGAGCCGAAGGCGTCTGCGCCAACTGGCGCGCCGACCGCCTGGGCGCCGCCCGCCGAGATCGCGCCAAAGAGCGCCGCGCCTGCAGACGCGCCCGCGCCAAGCGCCGAAGCGCCTGCCGCCGCTGCGCAGCCTGCGAGCGCCGCTCCGGCCAGGACGCATGCGGAGAGGGAAAAAGACTGCCGCGGGCAAGCCGACGCCAAAGGGCTTCACGGCAAAGAGCGCAAACACTTCAAGACCGACTGTCTGAAGGGATGA
- a CDS encoding polyprenyl synthetase family protein, whose product MGIVIPLDEKKDAGLDSLLELIKPDLERTNQLIIQRMGSDVTTIPEVANHLISAGGKRLRPMLVLATAGMCGYRGDGHLKFAAGIEFMHTATLLHDDVVDESDMRRGKIAARMLWGNQTCVLVGDFLLGHAFKMMVEPGVIAPLTVVSQAAAVIAEGEIMQLNAAKDTTTTEDAYMGVIRRKTAELFAAAAEVGVMLGGKPKADEAAARSYGMNLGIAFQLIDDALDYGGSSAKLGKNIGDDFREGKITLPVVLAFRRGNEKEREFWRRTLEKAEIKDGDVETACGLMKKHKALDDTIERATHYGAIARDAMEIFPASPWKSALLEVVDFCIDRVY is encoded by the coding sequence GTGGGTATCGTCATTCCGCTCGATGAGAAAAAGGACGCCGGCCTCGACAGCCTCCTCGAACTCATCAAGCCCGACCTGGAGCGCACCAATCAGCTGATCATTCAGCGCATGGGCTCTGACGTCACGACGATTCCCGAGGTCGCCAATCATCTCATCTCCGCCGGCGGCAAGCGTCTGCGGCCGATGCTCGTTCTCGCCACCGCCGGCATGTGCGGCTACAGGGGCGACGGGCATCTGAAATTCGCCGCCGGCATTGAATTCATGCATACGGCGACGCTGCTCCATGACGACGTCGTCGACGAAAGCGACATGCGCCGCGGCAAGATCGCCGCCCGCATGCTGTGGGGCAATCAGACCTGCGTGCTCGTCGGCGACTTCCTGCTCGGCCACGCCTTCAAGATGATGGTCGAGCCAGGCGTCATCGCGCCGCTCACCGTCGTTTCGCAAGCGGCGGCGGTGATCGCCGAAGGCGAGATCATGCAGCTCAACGCCGCGAAGGACACGACCACGACCGAGGACGCCTATATGGGCGTCATCCGCCGCAAGACGGCCGAGCTTTTCGCCGCGGCGGCCGAAGTCGGGGTGATGCTGGGCGGCAAGCCAAAGGCCGATGAAGCCGCCGCGCGCAGCTACGGCATGAATCTCGGCATCGCTTTCCAGCTCATCGACGACGCGCTCGATTACGGCGGCTCCTCGGCCAAGCTCGGCAAGAACATTGGCGACGACTTCCGCGAGGGCAAGATCACGCTGCCCGTGGTGCTCGCCTTCCGTCGCGGCAATGAGAAAGAACGCGAGTTCTGGCGGCGCACGCTGGAAAAGGCCGAGATCAAGGACGGCGACGTCGAGACCGCCTGCGGTCTCATGAAGAAGCACAAGGCGCTCGACGACACGATCGAGCGCGCGACGCATTACGGCGCCATCGCACGCGACGCGATGGAGATTTTTCCCGCATCGCCATGGAAGAGCGCGTTGCTCGAAGTCGTCGACTTCTGCATCGACCGCGTCTACTGA
- a CDS encoding tRNA1(Val) (adenine(37)-N6)-methyltransferase, translated as MKDASLDGFLDGRLRLRQSAAGHRSGTEAELLAAATPEHQRGLIVDVGAGAGAVGLMAALRAPGATVGLVEIDPESCALARENVAENALGARATVYEADVLAAKSRRAAGLIDEKAALVLTNPPFHAAGKVRVTPDAAKARAHVASAPLADWTRACLALLAPGGTFVMIHRADALAECLAAVEGRLGGVSIQPIHTRTDAPATRILLAGVKGSKAPLSILKAIVI; from the coding sequence ATGAAAGACGCGAGTTTGGATGGTTTTCTCGACGGGCGCCTGCGCCTGCGTCAAAGCGCCGCCGGCCACCGCTCCGGCACGGAGGCCGAGCTGCTCGCCGCCGCGACGCCCGAACATCAACGGGGGCTCATTGTCGACGTCGGCGCCGGGGCGGGCGCGGTCGGACTGATGGCGGCGCTGCGCGCCCCCGGCGCGACCGTTGGACTTGTGGAGATCGACCCCGAGTCTTGCGCGCTCGCGCGTGAAAACGTCGCTGAAAATGCGCTGGGCGCAAGGGCGACAGTTTACGAAGCCGACGTGCTCGCCGCGAAATCGCGCCGCGCCGCTGGACTGATCGACGAAAAGGCGGCGCTCGTTCTCACCAATCCGCCGTTTCACGCCGCCGGCAAGGTGCGCGTCACGCCCGACGCGGCGAAGGCGCGCGCCCATGTCGCCAGCGCGCCGCTTGCCGATTGGACGCGCGCCTGTCTCGCGCTGCTCGCGCCCGGCGGAACCTTCGTGATGATTCACCGCGCCGACGCGCTCGCCGAATGTCTCGCGGCTGTCGAGGGGAGGCTAGGGGGCGTGTCGATCCAGCCCATTCACACGCGAACGGATGCGCCGGCGACGCGCATTCTTCTCGCCGGCGTCAAGGGCTCGAAAGCGCCGTTGTCGATTCTGAAGGCGATCGTGATCTAA
- a CDS encoding radical SAM protein, which produces MSVSIYLINPAGDFPTYFGGEALAASGAPGGVMMADLATATVAALAPQDFAFELCEEQVEPVNFDHPADYIAITGKVSQRGRMIAIADEFRRRGKRVIIGGPYASLSPARLRDHCDVLVSGETEEIAGDLFADLRAGKPKDSYVGDKPSLAASPPPRWDLYRNDRAILGAVQTSRGCPFECEFCDVIQYLGRKQRHKPIANVLAELDALWAAGYRTAFLADDNFTAYRSHCKELLAAIAQWRRDRPMEFVTQISIDATRDEELLDMCVAAGLTQVFVGIETPNVESLRETGKRQNLKISLVDEIQKLVDHGMSVMGGMIVGFDHDGPSVFAQQYDFAMATPIPIFSLGALMASEATPLFDRITREGRLITGGVETQAVPWSSNIQCQTMSMEELHHGMQNLCNALYAPAAFGERMLRLISTFGRHRKAPAPQPFDPKSLREVEQQAMQVGMDVRKMGEQEGRMWNRVWGAAVRKPETITIVARIMFQYAQARHMFDKGNYWEPQLASPPAASQRAA; this is translated from the coding sequence ATGTCCGTTTCGATTTATCTCATAAATCCTGCTGGCGATTTTCCCACTTATTTCGGCGGCGAGGCGTTGGCAGCGTCCGGCGCGCCGGGCGGCGTGATGATGGCGGACCTCGCCACGGCCACCGTCGCCGCGCTCGCGCCCCAGGACTTCGCGTTCGAACTCTGCGAGGAGCAGGTCGAACCGGTGAATTTCGACCATCCCGCCGACTATATCGCGATCACCGGCAAGGTCAGCCAGCGCGGCCGCATGATCGCCATCGCCGACGAATTCCGCCGCCGCGGCAAGCGCGTGATCATCGGCGGCCCCTATGCCAGCCTGTCGCCGGCGCGGCTGCGCGACCACTGCGACGTGCTGGTGAGCGGCGAGACCGAGGAAATCGCTGGCGACCTCTTCGCCGATCTTCGCGCCGGCAAGCCGAAGGACAGCTATGTCGGCGACAAGCCGTCGCTCGCCGCTTCGCCGCCGCCGCGCTGGGACCTTTATCGCAACGATCGCGCGATTCTCGGCGCGGTGCAGACCTCGCGCGGCTGTCCGTTCGAATGCGAATTCTGCGACGTCATTCAGTATCTGGGGCGCAAGCAGCGCCACAAGCCGATCGCCAACGTCCTCGCCGAACTCGATGCGCTCTGGGCGGCGGGCTACCGCACCGCCTTCCTCGCCGACGACAATTTCACCGCCTATCGATCGCACTGCAAGGAGCTGCTCGCGGCGATCGCGCAGTGGCGCCGCGATCGTCCGATGGAGTTCGTCACGCAGATCTCCATCGACGCGACGCGCGACGAGGAGCTGCTCGACATGTGCGTCGCGGCGGGCCTGACGCAGGTCTTCGTCGGCATCGAGACGCCCAATGTCGAAAGCCTGCGCGAGACCGGCAAGCGGCAGAATCTGAAAATCAGCCTCGTCGACGAAATCCAGAAGCTCGTCGACCATGGCATGTCGGTCATGGGCGGCATGATCGTCGGCTTCGACCACGACGGGCCGAGCGTCTTCGCCCAGCAGTATGATTTCGCCATGGCGACGCCGATCCCGATCTTCAGCCTCGGCGCGCTGATGGCGTCGGAAGCGACGCCGCTCTTCGACCGCATCACCCGCGAAGGCCGCCTCATCACCGGCGGCGTCGAGACCCAGGCGGTGCCGTGGAGCTCCAACATCCAGTGCCAGACGATGAGCATGGAGGAGCTGCATCACGGCATGCAGAATCTCTGCAACGCGCTCTATGCGCCGGCCGCCTTCGGCGAGCGCATGCTGCGCCTGATCAGCACGTTCGGCCGCCACCGCAAGGCGCCGGCGCCGCAGCCCTTCGATCCGAAATCGCTGCGCGAGGTCGAACAGCAGGCAATGCAGGTCGGCATGGACGTGCGCAAGATGGGCGAACAGGAAGGCCGTATGTGGAACAGGGTCTGGGGCGCCGCCGTGCGCAAGCCGGAGACCATCACCATCGTCGCGCGCATCATGTTCCAATATGCGCAGGCGCGGCACATGTTCGATAAGGGCAATTACTGGGAGCCGCAGCTCGCGAGCCCGCCCGCGGCGTCGCAGCGCGCGGCGTAA
- a CDS encoding DUF2778 domain-containing protein: MMQGIGAPIDFISLDRRIYSRKSSSHLVIAGVALAVSLSAGWWALSQRPSTETAAAPLRQSASGAQNPYGAIVGLGGRRQTLALAETTMRGALDASIQPAAQTPAAIVPERQDVDGDQIASAEDAPPLPPHRPVELSVANRGLYEGSLRRMARTTVVPGSGPDDRSIFEKFFGLGDAAQSAQEARQQQPRGQALAYAAPDGGTLSDLKSGILGGAAGAAVGPATRYDRYTAVYDISTHTVYLPSGAKLEAHSGLREHLDDPRFVHLRMRGATPPHLYDLSPREALFHGVQALRLTPVGGEGAIFGRAGLLAHTYMLGPNGDSNGCVSFRDYQAFLRAYKSGEVRRLAVVAHL, encoded by the coding sequence ATGATGCAAGGGATCGGTGCGCCAATCGATTTCATTTCTTTGGATCGCCGCATTTATTCTCGCAAGAGCTCGTCTCATCTGGTCATCGCCGGCGTCGCGCTCGCGGTGAGCCTGTCGGCGGGGTGGTGGGCGCTGTCGCAGCGCCCGTCTACTGAGACAGCCGCGGCGCCGCTCAGGCAGAGCGCCTCCGGCGCGCAAAATCCCTACGGGGCCATCGTCGGCCTCGGCGGCCGGCGCCAGACGCTGGCGCTCGCCGAAACGACAATGCGCGGCGCCCTCGACGCCAGCATCCAGCCCGCCGCGCAAACGCCGGCCGCCATCGTTCCCGAGCGCCAAGACGTCGACGGAGATCAGATCGCCTCGGCGGAGGACGCGCCGCCGCTGCCGCCGCACCGCCCGGTCGAACTCTCCGTCGCCAATCGCGGCCTCTATGAAGGCTCGCTGCGCCGCATGGCGCGCACCACCGTCGTGCCGGGCTCGGGACCGGACGACCGCTCGATCTTCGAGAAATTCTTCGGGCTCGGCGACGCCGCGCAATCGGCGCAAGAGGCGCGCCAGCAGCAGCCGCGCGGTCAGGCGCTCGCCTATGCGGCGCCGGACGGCGGCACGCTTTCCGACCTGAAATCCGGCATCCTCGGCGGCGCGGCCGGCGCGGCGGTCGGGCCTGCGACGCGCTACGACCGCTATACCGCCGTCTATGACATCTCGACGCATACGGTCTATCTGCCCAGCGGCGCAAAACTCGAGGCGCATTCCGGCCTGCGCGAACATCTCGACGATCCGCGCTTCGTCCATCTGCGCATGCGCGGCGCGACCCCGCCCCATCTCTATGATCTGTCGCCGCGCGAGGCGCTGTTCCATGGCGTCCAGGCGCTGCGCCTCACGCCGGTCGGCGGCGAAGGCGCCATCTTCGGCCGCGCCGGCCTTCTCGCGCATACTTACATGCTCGGCCCGAACGGCGATTCGAACGGCTGCGTGTCGTTCCGCGACTATCAGGCCTTCCTGCGCGCCTATAAGAGCGGCGAGGTTCGTCGGCTCGCCGTCGTCGCGCATCTCTAG
- a CDS encoding AAA family ATPase, producing MLTRIEIDGFKTFEKFALNLRPLTAIVGPNASGKSNLFDALRFLSLLAQHDIRTAMQDLRGEPEELFRQTPTGNAECMSFAVEVLLGRKGTDAFGTSYDVPAMRLRYELKLALAKGTAGNPRGVYVREEYCAPIARKDDRAAYLRDYEVSYNSRVSPFIQLSESRDAILIRQDGRQKHGRPVKLSLKEASRTALSTITTAEFPHLYALREIFSSMRFLEVNPRAARSASDRFESRIMKPDASNMSAVLARLKEETATETRPNGVLSDIAADLSSLIPSVCGIEVRDDPDQRQFSFSIRFAGPLAFSSRVISDGTLRLLALLTVLNDPERQGTLCFEEPENGVHEGRVPMLVEFLRNAAQISRDPSIPSFQVLLNTHSPKVMSALKDVEIVVADSVVAVEPQTHIRWTKTRMRTGIASSADMFDPETSLSRFEIEKLLQHPIDAA from the coding sequence ATGCTAACTCGTATCGAGATAGACGGCTTCAAGACGTTCGAAAAATTCGCTTTGAACCTGCGGCCTCTTACGGCGATTGTGGGGCCAAACGCCAGCGGGAAGTCCAATCTCTTTGACGCTCTGCGGTTCCTATCCCTGCTTGCTCAACATGATATCCGTACTGCTATGCAGGATCTTCGAGGGGAGCCGGAGGAGTTGTTCCGACAAACCCCTACAGGAAACGCAGAGTGCATGTCATTTGCTGTCGAGGTTTTACTTGGGCGGAAAGGCACTGATGCATTTGGAACGAGCTACGATGTGCCAGCAATGCGACTTCGATACGAACTCAAACTCGCACTGGCAAAAGGCACTGCGGGCAATCCGCGGGGAGTTTATGTTCGCGAGGAGTACTGCGCTCCGATTGCGAGAAAAGATGATAGAGCCGCATACCTCCGAGACTACGAAGTTTCCTATAACTCGAGGGTTAGCCCATTCATCCAGCTGAGCGAGTCACGTGATGCAATATTGATCCGGCAGGATGGACGGCAGAAGCACGGGCGGCCTGTCAAACTGTCCTTGAAAGAAGCTTCTAGAACAGCTCTTTCCACAATAACGACAGCTGAGTTTCCTCACCTTTATGCGTTGCGTGAGATCTTTTCCAGCATGCGATTTTTGGAAGTGAACCCAAGAGCAGCCAGAAGCGCAAGCGATAGATTTGAGAGTCGGATTATGAAGCCGGACGCCTCAAATATGTCAGCGGTATTGGCGCGCTTAAAGGAAGAAACTGCAACCGAAACACGGCCAAACGGCGTGCTGTCGGACATTGCTGCAGACCTTTCTTCTCTTATTCCATCTGTTTGTGGCATCGAAGTGCGCGACGATCCCGATCAGCGCCAATTTTCCTTTAGCATACGGTTTGCGGGGCCATTAGCCTTCAGCTCTCGCGTCATCTCAGACGGAACCCTTCGTCTGCTGGCGCTTTTGACGGTGCTAAATGATCCAGAGAGGCAAGGAACTCTTTGCTTTGAAGAGCCTGAGAACGGAGTACACGAAGGGCGGGTACCTATGCTTGTAGAGTTTTTGAGAAACGCCGCTCAGATCTCTAGAGATCCGAGTATCCCCTCTTTTCAAGTCTTACTTAACACTCACTCACCGAAAGTCATGTCCGCGCTGAAAGACGTAGAAATCGTTGTTGCGGACAGCGTGGTTGCAGTTGAACCTCAAACGCATATCCGATGGACAAAGACGCGAATGCGGACAGGAATCGCCTCAAGTGCCGACATGTTTGACCCGGAAACCAGCCTTTCAAGGTTTGAAATTGAGAAGCTTCTTCAGCACCCCATTGATGCCGCATGA